In Xanthomonas theicola, a single genomic region encodes these proteins:
- a CDS encoding glutamine--tRNA ligase/YqeY domain fusion protein: MSTTPNTTDAAVAAEKKDFIRQIVREDLASGKHAAVRTRFPPEPNGYLHIGHAKAICLDFGIAAEFGGLCNLRLDDTNPAKEDPEFVRAIQDDVRWLGFDWAQLRHASDYFEVYYLAAEQLIADGHAFVCDLSAEQVRAYRGTLTEPGRDSPFRERNVAENLDLFRRMRAGEFPDGARTLRAKIDMASGNINLRDPALYRIKHVEHQNTGTAWPIYPMYDFAHSLGDAIEGITHSLCTLEFEDHRPLYDWCVDRVDLAGRPQLLQPLLDKGLPREAAKPRQIEFSRLNINYTVMSKRKLTQLVSEQLVDGWDDPRMYTLQGLRRRGYTPAALRLLVDRVGISKQNSVIDFSVLEGCLREDLDAAAPRRMAVIDPLKLVLGNLPEGHSETLRFSNHPKDESFGTRAVPFSRELWIEREDFAEVPPKGWKRLLPGGEVRLRGAGIARVDEVLKDADGRIVELRGWLDPESRPGMEGASRKVKGTIHWVSAAHAVEAEIRLYDRLFSVEKPDDESDGKSYRDHLNPDSKRSVRGYVEPAAAQAAAEQAFQFERSGYFVADRHDHSAAMPVFNRSVTLRDTWTGSQGTT, encoded by the coding sequence ATGTCCACGACCCCCAACACCACCGACGCCGCCGTTGCGGCCGAGAAGAAGGACTTCATCCGCCAGATCGTCCGCGAGGACCTGGCCAGCGGCAAGCACGCGGCCGTCCGCACCCGCTTCCCGCCCGAGCCCAACGGCTACCTGCACATCGGCCATGCCAAGGCGATCTGCCTGGACTTCGGCATCGCCGCCGAGTTCGGCGGTCTGTGCAACCTGCGCCTGGACGACACCAACCCGGCCAAGGAGGACCCCGAGTTCGTGCGCGCGATCCAGGACGACGTGCGCTGGCTGGGCTTCGACTGGGCGCAGCTGCGGCATGCCTCGGACTACTTCGAGGTGTACTACCTGGCCGCCGAGCAGCTGATCGCCGACGGCCACGCCTTCGTCTGCGACCTGTCGGCCGAGCAGGTGCGCGCGTACCGCGGCACCCTGACCGAACCGGGGCGCGACTCGCCGTTCCGCGAGCGCAACGTGGCCGAGAACCTGGACCTGTTCCGGCGCATGCGCGCCGGCGAATTCCCGGACGGGGCGCGTACGCTGCGCGCGAAGATCGACATGGCCAGCGGCAACATCAACCTGCGCGACCCGGCGCTGTACCGGATCAAGCACGTCGAGCATCAGAACACCGGCACCGCCTGGCCGATCTACCCGATGTACGACTTCGCGCATTCGCTGGGCGACGCCATCGAGGGCATCACCCACTCGCTGTGCACGCTGGAGTTCGAGGACCACCGCCCGCTGTACGACTGGTGCGTGGACCGCGTGGACCTGGCCGGCCGGCCGCAGTTGCTGCAGCCGCTGCTGGACAAGGGCCTGCCGCGCGAGGCCGCCAAGCCGCGCCAGATCGAGTTCTCGCGGCTCAACATCAACTACACGGTGATGAGCAAGCGCAAGCTCACCCAGTTGGTGAGCGAGCAGTTGGTGGACGGCTGGGACGACCCGCGCATGTACACCCTGCAGGGCCTGCGCCGGCGCGGCTACACCCCGGCCGCACTGCGTCTGCTGGTGGATCGGGTGGGCATCAGCAAGCAGAACTCGGTGATCGACTTCTCGGTGCTGGAAGGCTGCCTGCGCGAGGACCTCGACGCCGCGGCGCCGCGGCGCATGGCGGTGATCGACCCGCTGAAGCTGGTACTGGGCAATCTGCCGGAAGGCCACAGCGAGACGCTGCGCTTCTCCAACCATCCCAAGGACGAGTCCTTCGGCACGCGCGCCGTACCGTTCTCGCGCGAGCTGTGGATCGAGCGCGAGGACTTCGCCGAGGTCCCGCCCAAGGGCTGGAAACGGCTGCTGCCGGGCGGCGAAGTACGCCTGCGCGGCGCCGGCATCGCGCGCGTCGACGAGGTGCTCAAGGACGCCGACGGCCGGATCGTGGAGCTGCGCGGCTGGCTGGACCCGGAGTCGCGCCCCGGCATGGAGGGCGCCAGCCGCAAGGTCAAGGGCACCATCCACTGGGTCAGCGCCGCGCATGCGGTGGAGGCCGAGATCCGGCTGTACGACCGCCTGTTCTCGGTGGAGAAACCGGACGACGAGTCCGACGGCAAGAGCTACCGCGACCACCTCAACCCCGACTCCAAGCGCAGCGTGCGTGGCTACGTGGAACCGGCCGCGGCGCAGGCCGCCGCCGAGCAGGCGTTCCAGTTCGAGCGCAGCGGCTACTTCGTGGCCGACCGCCACGACCACAGCGCGGCCATGCCGGTGTTCAACCGCAGCGTGACCCTGCGCGACACCTGGACCGGCAGCCAGGGCACGACGTGA
- a CDS encoding nucleoside deaminase yields MLYAQVHIALPAWIHDAVDPQAVYPDDADKVALAVELSRLNAEAGSGGPFGAAVFGPDHRIIAAGVNRVVPQTTSLAHAENMAYMLAQQRLQTPRLNAVLSPVTLATSAQPCCQCYGATIWAGIDRLLIGASAEDVMALTAFDEGPLPVDWIGELERRGIAVVRGLHRDAACAVLRRYGELDRPRY; encoded by the coding sequence ATGCTCTACGCGCAAGTCCACATCGCCCTGCCCGCCTGGATCCACGACGCGGTCGATCCGCAGGCCGTCTATCCCGACGACGCCGACAAAGTGGCGCTGGCCGTGGAACTGTCGCGGCTGAACGCGGAAGCCGGCAGCGGCGGTCCGTTCGGGGCGGCGGTGTTCGGGCCGGACCACCGGATCATCGCGGCCGGGGTGAACCGGGTGGTGCCGCAGACCACCTCGCTGGCGCATGCCGAGAACATGGCCTACATGCTCGCCCAGCAGCGCCTGCAGACCCCGCGGCTGAACGCGGTGCTGTCGCCGGTGACCCTGGCGACATCGGCGCAACCGTGCTGCCAGTGCTACGGCGCCACCATCTGGGCCGGCATCGATCGCCTGCTGATCGGCGCCAGCGCCGAAGACGTCATGGCCTTGACCGCGTTCGACGAAGGCCCGCTGCCGGTGGACTGGATCGGCGAACTCGAGCGCCGCGGCATCGCCGTGGTGCGCGGCCTGCATCGCGATGCCGCCTGCGCGGTGTTGCGCCGCTACGGCGAACTCGACCGCCCCCGCTACTGA
- a CDS encoding LysR substrate-binding domain-containing protein, whose product MNLRDLKYLVALADHRHFGRAASACFVSQPTLSTQIKKLEDELGVPLVERAPRKVMLTPAGREAASRARGIVAEIEQMKEAARRSQDPEAGSVRLGIFPTLGPYLLPHVVPRIRRRFPQLELLLVEEKSDPLLTQLREGRLDAAVLALPLQDEQLHTEFLFEEPFLLAVPEGHALARRGALSLDDLSEQRLLLLQDGHCLREQALDVCHLSGAMEKAEFQATSLETLRQMVAANVGVTLLPLLAVKPPVARSENIALVRFRADKQPSRRIAMVWRRSSAMAAFLEQLAALFKALPDGLLTPDAATAPKAVAA is encoded by the coding sequence ATGAACCTGCGTGATCTGAAATACCTGGTGGCGCTGGCCGATCACAGACACTTCGGGCGCGCCGCGTCGGCCTGCTTCGTCAGCCAGCCGACGCTGTCCACGCAGATCAAGAAACTGGAGGACGAACTGGGCGTGCCGCTGGTCGAGCGCGCGCCGCGCAAGGTCATGCTGACCCCGGCCGGGCGCGAGGCGGCCAGCCGCGCGCGCGGCATCGTCGCCGAGATCGAGCAGATGAAGGAAGCGGCGCGCCGCAGCCAGGATCCGGAGGCCGGCAGCGTGCGCCTGGGGATCTTCCCCACTCTGGGCCCCTACCTGCTGCCGCACGTGGTGCCGCGCATCCGCAGGCGCTTCCCACAGTTGGAACTGCTGCTGGTCGAGGAAAAGAGCGACCCGTTGCTGACCCAACTGCGCGAGGGCCGGCTCGACGCGGCGGTGCTCGCGTTGCCACTGCAGGACGAGCAACTGCATACCGAATTCCTGTTCGAGGAGCCGTTCCTGCTGGCGGTGCCGGAAGGCCATGCGCTGGCCCGACGCGGCGCGCTGAGCCTGGACGACCTTTCCGAGCAGCGCTTGCTGCTGCTGCAGGACGGCCACTGCCTGCGCGAACAGGCGCTGGACGTGTGCCACCTGTCCGGGGCGATGGAAAAGGCCGAGTTCCAGGCCACCAGCCTGGAAACGCTGCGGCAGATGGTCGCCGCCAACGTCGGGGTGACGCTGCTGCCGCTGCTGGCGGTCAAGCCGCCGGTGGCGCGCTCGGAGAACATCGCCCTGGTCCGCTTCCGCGCCGACAAGCAACCCAGCCGCCGCATCGCCATGGTGTGGCGGCGCAGTTCGGCGATGGCCGCGTTCCTGGAACAGCTGGCGGCGCTGTTCAAGGCGCTGCCCGACGGCCTGCTGACGCCGGACGCGGCGACGGCGCCCAAGGCGGTGGCGGCCTGA
- a CDS encoding transaldolase → MTASHPSKLAQLRDLSVVVADTGDYDAIKRLKPVDCTTNPTLVKKALDLPVYVDLIDEALAWARSQDGDRTALVDEIADRLTIGVGSKLSALVPGRVSTEVDADLAHDTAATIAKAHKFIAMYAERGVSKDKILIKVAATWEGIEAARQLQKDAIDCNLTLIFNRTQALACAEAGVFLISPFVGRILDWYVAAGQKPASIDEDPGVQFVRGVYAEFKKRGSQTVVMGASFRSTAQIEALAGCDRLTISPELLEKLDADHGALPRKLSPGQVDGAPIAPIDAQRFAADLAADPMATEKLASGIDTFAKDLDALRQTLRGKLAS, encoded by the coding sequence ATGACTGCATCGCATCCCTCCAAACTCGCCCAGCTGCGTGATCTGTCCGTGGTGGTCGCCGACACCGGCGACTACGACGCGATCAAGCGGCTCAAGCCGGTGGACTGCACCACCAACCCGACCCTGGTGAAGAAGGCGCTGGACCTGCCGGTCTACGTCGACCTGATCGACGAGGCCCTGGCCTGGGCACGCAGCCAGGATGGCGACCGCACCGCCCTGGTCGACGAGATCGCCGACCGCCTGACCATCGGCGTGGGCAGCAAGCTCAGCGCGCTGGTGCCCGGGCGCGTGTCCACCGAAGTCGATGCCGACCTGGCGCACGACACCGCCGCCACCATCGCCAAGGCGCACAAGTTCATCGCCATGTACGCCGAACGCGGCGTATCCAAGGACAAGATCCTGATCAAGGTCGCCGCGACCTGGGAAGGCATCGAGGCCGCGCGCCAGCTGCAGAAGGACGCCATCGACTGCAACCTGACGCTGATCTTCAACCGCACCCAGGCACTGGCCTGCGCCGAGGCCGGGGTGTTCCTGATCTCGCCGTTCGTCGGCCGCATCCTCGACTGGTACGTCGCCGCCGGCCAGAAGCCGGCCAGCATCGACGAGGACCCGGGCGTGCAGTTCGTGCGCGGGGTCTACGCCGAGTTCAAGAAGCGCGGTTCGCAGACGGTGGTGATGGGCGCCTCGTTCCGCTCCACCGCGCAGATCGAGGCGCTGGCCGGCTGCGACCGCCTGACCATCTCGCCCGAGCTGCTGGAAAAACTGGACGCCGACCACGGCGCGCTGCCGCGCAAACTGTCGCCGGGCCAGGTCGACGGCGCGCCGATCGCGCCGATCGACGCGCAACGGTTCGCCGCCGACCTGGCCGCCGATCCGATGGCGACCGAGAAGCTTGCCAGCGGCATCGACACCTTCGCCAAGGACCTGGACGCGCTGCGCCAGACCCTCCGCGGCAAGCTCGCCAGCTAA
- a CDS encoding DMT family transporter — MRAPVWAGIGSGMAAGALWGLVFLAPQLLAGFSPLQLSVSRYLAYGAVAALMLAPHWRAATGALGAPEWWALLRLSLLGNIVYYVLLGSAVQWAGGPATALIIGLLPAVVTVLGARVAGAVRLRRLAAPCALCMLGVALAAAQSLDEQRHAAASLGGRAAGLACAAGALACWAAYSVKNAHWLARRPDISGRDWSLLTGVVTGALALGLAVPAFAFDRDVHAAADWTRFWGMAMVLAVFASVIGNACWNRASRLLPLTLVGQMIVLETVFALLYGFAWAARWPTALEAGAIACLLGGVLWCASVHVQRRPAAALPGP, encoded by the coding sequence ATGCGCGCACCGGTGTGGGCGGGGATAGGCAGCGGCATGGCCGCAGGCGCCCTGTGGGGACTGGTGTTCCTGGCCCCGCAATTGCTCGCCGGGTTCTCGCCGCTGCAATTGTCGGTGTCGCGCTACCTGGCCTACGGCGCGGTCGCCGCGCTGATGCTCGCACCACACTGGCGCGCCGCCACCGGCGCGCTCGGGGCGCCGGAATGGTGGGCGTTGCTGCGGCTGAGCCTGCTCGGCAACATCGTCTACTACGTGTTGCTGGGCAGCGCGGTGCAATGGGCCGGCGGCCCGGCCACGGCGCTGATCATCGGCCTGCTGCCGGCGGTGGTCACCGTGCTCGGCGCGCGCGTGGCCGGAGCGGTGCGGCTGCGGCGCCTGGCCGCCCCCTGCGCGCTGTGCATGCTCGGGGTGGCGCTGGCGGCGGCGCAGAGCCTGGACGAACAGCGCCATGCAGCCGCCAGCCTGGGCGGGCGCGCGGCCGGGCTGGCCTGCGCGGCCGGCGCGCTGGCGTGCTGGGCGGCGTACTCGGTCAAGAACGCGCACTGGCTCGCGCGCCGGCCCGACATCTCCGGACGCGACTGGTCGCTGCTCACCGGCGTGGTCACCGGCGCGCTGGCGCTGGGGCTGGCGGTCCCGGCGTTCGCGTTCGACCGCGACGTGCACGCAGCCGCGGACTGGACGCGGTTCTGGGGCATGGCGATGGTGCTGGCGGTGTTCGCTTCAGTGATCGGCAACGCCTGCTGGAACCGCGCCAGCCGGCTGCTGCCGTTGACCCTGGTCGGGCAGATGATCGTGCTCGAGACCGTGTTCGCGCTGCTGTACGGCTTCGCCTGGGCCGCGCGCTGGCCGACCGCGCTGGAGGCGGGGGCCATCGCCTGCCTGCTCGGCGGCGTGCTGTGGTGCGCCTCGGTGCACGTACAGCGGCGCCCGGCCGCGGCGCTGCCCGGGCCGTGA
- the msrA gene encoding peptide-methionine (S)-S-oxide reductase MsrA: MLGIGAFKQRLPRQGESLPGRAHALPLHNRHYVNGQPLRDAFAGMQRAQFGLGCFWGAERTFWTLPGVFSTAVGYAGGQTPNATYREVCSGQTGHTEAVLVVYDPHAMRFEQLLSTFWESHDPTQGMRQGNDTGTQYRSAIYCSTQAQYDAAVASRDAYQQRLRATGYGEITTEIRFPAPPFYYAEDEHQQYLAKNPGGYCGLGGTGVSCPIGLET; this comes from the coding sequence ATGCTGGGAATCGGTGCCTTCAAACAGCGTCTGCCGCGCCAGGGCGAGAGCCTGCCGGGCCGTGCGCACGCCCTGCCGCTGCACAACCGCCACTACGTCAACGGCCAGCCGCTGCGCGATGCCTTCGCCGGCATGCAACGGGCGCAGTTCGGCCTGGGCTGCTTCTGGGGCGCCGAGCGCACGTTCTGGACGCTGCCGGGCGTGTTCAGCACCGCGGTCGGGTACGCCGGCGGGCAGACGCCCAACGCCACCTACCGCGAAGTCTGCTCCGGCCAGACCGGCCACACCGAGGCGGTGCTGGTGGTCTACGACCCGCACGCGATGAGGTTCGAGCAGTTATTGAGCACCTTCTGGGAGAGCCACGATCCGACCCAGGGCATGCGCCAGGGCAACGACACCGGCACCCAGTACCGCTCGGCGATCTACTGCAGCACGCAGGCCCAGTACGACGCGGCGGTCGCCAGCCGCGACGCCTACCAGCAGCGCCTGCGCGCGACCGGCTATGGCGAGATCACCACCGAGATCCGCTTCCCGGCGCCGCCGTTCTACTACGCCGAGGACGAACACCAGCAGTACCTGGCCAAGAACCCGGGCGGCTACTGCGGATTGGGGGGCACCGGGGTCAGCTGCCCGATCGGGCTGGAGACCTGA
- a CDS encoding DUF2007 domain-containing protein has product MQIAYRANHLIDAHLAKHALEDAGITAFVFGESLLGGMGELPLFGVVQVCVADAALHRAQEVLRALGLGGEVTRAV; this is encoded by the coding sequence ATGCAGATCGCCTACCGTGCCAACCACCTGATCGACGCCCACCTGGCCAAGCACGCGCTGGAGGACGCCGGCATCACCGCCTTCGTGTTCGGCGAGTCGCTGCTGGGCGGCATGGGCGAGCTGCCGCTGTTCGGCGTGGTGCAGGTCTGCGTGGCCGATGCGGCCCTGCACCGGGCGCAGGAGGTGCTGCGCGCGCTGGGCCTGGGCGGCGAGGTCACGCGGGCGGTGTAG
- the rlmM gene encoding 23S rRNA (cytidine(2498)-2'-O)-methyltransferase RlmM: MNGLLCYCRQGFEPELAAELNDRAGRAGLAAYARTERNSGYALLVCDAALPPRALPWRGLIFARQKLRLLCELHDLDPADRIGPMLQALAGRARFGDLWVEHPDSDEGKQLSGLARSFGNALRPALRRAGLLSDEPQPKLPRLHVCFLAGTHALLAIADSDDSAPWPLGIPRLKLLSEAPSRSALKLEEALLALLTAKEREALLVPGMRAADLGAAPGGWTWVLTRQRLHVTSVDNGPLHQRVLDSGLVEHLRADGFHWRPPQALDWMVCDMVEQPRRVAERMGTWFREGWCRHAIFNLKLPMKKRWDETRLCLDLFAERADRPLQIRAKQLYHDREEITVLAMPA; the protein is encoded by the coding sequence CTGAACGGCTTGCTGTGCTATTGCCGGCAAGGCTTCGAGCCCGAACTGGCGGCCGAACTGAACGACCGCGCCGGGCGTGCCGGCCTGGCCGCCTACGCGCGCACCGAGCGCAACAGCGGCTACGCGCTGCTGGTCTGCGACGCGGCCTTGCCACCGCGCGCGCTGCCCTGGCGCGGGTTGATCTTCGCGCGGCAGAAGCTGCGCCTGCTGTGCGAACTGCACGACCTGGATCCGGCCGACCGGATCGGTCCGATGCTGCAGGCGCTGGCCGGGCGGGCGCGCTTCGGCGACCTGTGGGTCGAACACCCCGACTCGGACGAAGGCAAGCAGCTGTCCGGCCTGGCGCGCAGTTTCGGCAACGCGCTGCGCCCGGCGCTGCGCAGGGCCGGCCTGCTCAGCGACGAACCGCAGCCGAAGCTGCCGCGCCTGCACGTGTGCTTCCTCGCCGGCACCCACGCCTTGCTGGCCATCGCCGACAGCGACGACAGCGCGCCGTGGCCGCTGGGCATCCCGCGCCTGAAGCTGCTGTCGGAGGCGCCCTCGCGCTCGGCGCTGAAGCTGGAAGAGGCGCTGCTGGCGCTGCTGACCGCAAAGGAGCGCGAGGCGCTGCTCGTGCCCGGCATGCGCGCCGCCGACCTGGGCGCCGCGCCCGGCGGCTGGACCTGGGTGCTGACCCGCCAGCGCCTGCACGTGACCAGCGTCGACAACGGCCCGTTGCACCAGCGCGTGCTCGACAGCGGCCTGGTCGAGCACCTGCGCGCCGACGGCTTCCACTGGAGGCCGCCGCAGGCGCTGGACTGGATGGTCTGCGACATGGTCGAGCAGCCGCGCCGCGTCGCCGAACGCATGGGCACCTGGTTCCGCGAGGGCTGGTGCCGGCATGCGATCTTCAACCTCAAGCTGCCGATGAAGAAGCGCTGGGACGAGACCCGACTGTGCCTGGACCTGTTCGCCGAACGCGCCGACCGCCCGCTGCAGATCCGCGCCAAGCAGCTGTATCACGATCGCGAGGAGATCACCGTGCTGGCGATGCCGGCCTGA
- a CDS encoding CPBP family glutamic-type intramembrane protease, which produces MFRGFLPHQLSTLIRRFRAASAVAAPLGAVAFGLMHAGQGLSGIVPTGIVGSLFGDAYLRSGRTSARWCWRTG; this is translated from the coding sequence GTGTTCCGCGGCTTCCTGCCGCACCAGCTGAGCACGCTGATCCGCCGCTTCCGCGCCGCCAGCGCGGTCGCCGCGCCGCTCGGCGCTGTTGCATTCGGCCTGATGCACGCCGGCCAGGGCCTCTCCGGCATCGTGCCGACCGGGATCGTGGGCAGCCTGTTCGGCGACGCCTACCTGCGCTCGGGCCGCACCTCGGCGCGATGGTGCTGGCGCACGGGCTGA